In Synechococcus sp. PCC 6312, one genomic interval encodes:
- the cimA gene encoding citramalate synthase, protein MVALSRPIALYDTTLRDGAQREGIALSLEDKLRIVRQLDGLGIPFIEGGWPGANPKDVQFFLHLQEIKLTQAEIVAFCSTRRPHLTASEDPMLQPILAAGTRWVTVFGKSWNLHVTEGLKASLAENLGMIKDTLQFLTSQGRRVIYDAEHWFDGYSDDPSYAFRTLEAAIQGGAEWLVLCDTNGGTLPDEIKTIVQAVATFLDQYQQQNPAQPIPGLGIHTHNDSGVAVANALAAVQNGARMVQGTMNGYGERCGNANLCTLIPNLQLKLGYDCISPSQLEKLTPTSRLISEIVNLAPDDHAPFVGLSAFAHKGGIHVSAVQRNPRTYEHLEPHLVGNQRRIVVSDQAGLSNILAKAASLGLSLDRQHPASRDILTQLKQLESQGYQFEAAEASFELLIRDALGQRPAWFSLKGFDVSCRSGDWGTTGLESQSLATIKVAVNNTEMLTAAEGNGPVSALDAALRKALLTFYPAIATFHLTDYKVRILDGLAGTSANTRVLVESSNGHERWTTVGVSTNIITASYQAVTESLEYGLLLASKETVSPELTSV, encoded by the coding sequence ATGGTTGCCCTCTCCCGACCGATTGCTCTCTATGACACGACCTTACGAGATGGGGCGCAGCGGGAAGGTATTGCCCTCTCCCTGGAAGATAAGCTGCGGATTGTCCGGCAATTGGATGGGCTGGGGATTCCGTTTATTGAAGGGGGCTGGCCTGGAGCTAACCCTAAGGATGTCCAGTTTTTCTTGCATCTTCAGGAAATTAAACTGACTCAGGCGGAAATTGTCGCCTTTTGTTCAACCCGTCGTCCCCATCTAACGGCCTCTGAAGATCCAATGTTGCAACCGATTTTAGCGGCTGGGACGCGTTGGGTCACGGTATTTGGAAAATCCTGGAATCTGCACGTCACTGAGGGGCTAAAAGCCAGCTTGGCTGAAAACCTAGGGATGATTAAGGATACTCTCCAATTCCTCACCTCTCAAGGACGGCGGGTGATCTACGATGCGGAACATTGGTTTGATGGATATAGCGATGACCCCAGCTATGCCTTCAGGACTTTAGAGGCAGCTATCCAGGGTGGGGCCGAGTGGCTAGTCCTGTGCGATACCAATGGCGGCACATTGCCGGATGAGATTAAAACCATTGTCCAGGCCGTGGCAACCTTTCTAGACCAATATCAACAGCAAAATCCAGCGCAACCCATACCAGGCCTGGGCATCCATACCCACAACGATAGCGGGGTAGCGGTAGCCAATGCCTTAGCTGCGGTTCAGAACGGGGCGCGCATGGTCCAAGGCACAATGAATGGTTATGGGGAACGCTGCGGCAATGCCAACCTCTGTACGCTGATCCCGAACCTGCAACTCAAATTGGGCTATGACTGTATTTCCCCTTCCCAGCTAGAAAAACTCACCCCCACCAGTCGCTTAATTAGTGAAATTGTCAACTTAGCCCCTGATGATCATGCCCCTTTTGTCGGGTTATCGGCGTTTGCCCATAAGGGTGGCATTCATGTCAGTGCTGTCCAGCGTAATCCCCGCACCTATGAACATCTAGAACCCCATCTAGTCGGCAACCAACGGCGGATTGTCGTCTCAGACCAGGCCGGACTCAGCAACATCTTGGCCAAGGCAGCCAGTTTGGGCTTGAGTTTGGATCGCCAACATCCGGCCAGTCGCGATATTCTGACCCAACTAAAACAATTAGAAAGCCAAGGCTATCAATTTGAAGCGGCTGAGGCCAGTTTTGAGCTGCTGATTCGGGATGCTTTGGGGCAACGCCCGGCCTGGTTTAGCTTAAAGGGGTTTGATGTCTCCTGTCGGTCTGGGGATTGGGGCACAACGGGCCTGGAAAGCCAATCCTTAGCCACCATCAAAGTTGCAGTTAACAATACAGAAATGCTCACCGCAGCAGAAGGAAATGGCCCCGTTTCGGCTCTGGATGCAGCCCTCCGTAAAGCCCTCTTAACGTTTTATCCAGCAATTGCCACCTTTCACCTGACAGACTATAAGGTGAGGATCCTAGATGGCCTGGCTGGAACCTCAGCGAATACCAGGGTTTTAGTGGAATCCAGTAATGGCCATGAACGCTGGACAACGGTCGGGGTTTCCACCAACATCATCACCGCTTCCTACCAGGCCGTCACCGAAAGCCTTGAATATGGCCTCCTCCTCGCCAGCAAAGAGACCGTATCACCGGAATTAACCTCGGTTTAA
- the uppS gene encoding polyprenyl diphosphate synthase, whose protein sequence is MTTQPQTLAVLPDDLDRERLPRHVAVIMDGNGRWAKNRHLPRIMGHQRGVDSLKDLLRCCKDWGIQALTAYAFSTENWGRPVPEVEFLMTLFERVLRRELAEMVAEGVQIHFVGDLACLPASLQEEINWAMAATAHNQKIQFVVATNYGGRREIIQACRSLAQRVQQGELQPEDIDERQFEHHLYTAGLPDLDLLIRTSGEMRVSNFLLWQVAYAEIYVTDTLWPDFDRNAFHEALRNFQHRQRRFGRL, encoded by the coding sequence ATGACCACCCAACCCCAAACCCTAGCTGTTCTTCCCGATGATTTAGACCGAGAGCGTTTGCCCCGTCATGTGGCGGTGATCATGGATGGGAATGGCCGCTGGGCAAAGAATCGGCATTTACCCCGGATCATGGGGCATCAGCGGGGCGTAGATAGTCTGAAGGATTTACTCCGCTGCTGCAAAGATTGGGGGATTCAAGCCTTAACGGCCTATGCTTTCTCGACGGAGAATTGGGGCCGCCCCGTCCCAGAGGTGGAATTTTTAATGACCTTGTTTGAGCGGGTACTGCGGCGAGAATTGGCGGAAATGGTGGCAGAAGGAGTGCAAATTCACTTTGTCGGGGACTTGGCCTGCTTACCCGCATCTCTACAAGAAGAAATTAACTGGGCGATGGCGGCAACGGCCCACAATCAAAAAATTCAGTTCGTGGTAGCAACTAATTATGGCGGGCGGCGGGAAATTATCCAGGCCTGTCGGAGTCTCGCCCAACGGGTGCAACAGGGAGAACTACAACCGGAAGACATTGATGAGCGACAATTTGAACATCATCTTTACACCGCTGGCTTGCCCGATTTGGATCTATTGATTCGAACCAGTGGAGAAATGCGGGTCAGTAACTTTTTGCTATGGCAAGTAGCCTATGCGGAAATATATGTCACCGATACTCTTTGGCCCGATTTCGATCGCAATGCCTTCCATGAGGCCCTGCGAAACTTTCAACACCGTCAACGCCGCTTTGGTCGGCTCTAG
- the cobS gene encoding adenosylcobinamide-GDP ribazoletransferase — translation MGHLWRQWLGAIVFYTTLSLPRPWPIELAGIARWCPWVGLVLGLLLGGINWGLAGLGLGDNLRAVAVVGAWVWFTGGLHLDGAMDTADGLAVLDPSRRLVVMADSRTGAFGVMAAILILGLKITALAVLPAPGFWALGLVMAWGRWGQVWAIACYPYLKAEGTGAFHKTTCQFPQDFGPGILALFLVMAYPLTKTLTVWPSLLCLFGLGLLVSFGLGAWLDQKLGGHTGDTYGAIVEWTEAILLGCLTLPYFQF, via the coding sequence ATGGGACACCTTTGGCGACAATGGTTAGGGGCAATTGTGTTTTATACAACGCTGTCGTTACCGCGCCCTTGGCCGATTGAATTAGCTGGCATTGCCCGTTGGTGTCCTTGGGTTGGCTTGGTGTTGGGCCTACTCTTGGGGGGAATCAACTGGGGATTAGCCGGCCTGGGTCTAGGGGATAATTTGCGGGCGGTGGCTGTTGTGGGGGCTTGGGTCTGGTTCACGGGAGGTTTGCATTTAGATGGGGCAATGGATACCGCGGATGGCCTGGCCGTCCTAGATCCGAGTCGACGGCTAGTGGTGATGGCCGATAGTCGCACGGGGGCCTTTGGCGTGATGGCAGCGATTCTGATTCTCGGCTTAAAAATTACGGCGTTGGCAGTGTTACCGGCTCCGGGATTTTGGGCTTTGGGACTGGTGATGGCCTGGGGGCGGTGGGGACAAGTTTGGGCCATTGCCTGTTATCCCTACTTAAAAGCGGAAGGAACAGGTGCTTTTCATAAAACAACCTGTCAGTTTCCCCAAGACTTTGGACCGGGAATTCTCGCCCTGTTCCTGGTGATGGCTTACCCGTTGACTAAAACTCTGACGGTTTGGCCCTCCCTACTGTGCTTGTTTGGATTGGGCTTACTGGTTAGTTTTGGGCTGGGGGCCTGGTTGGATCAAAAATTGGGTGGGCACACGGGGGATACTTATGGGGCGATTGTGGAATGGACAGAGGCAATTCTCTTAGGTTGCTTGACGCTGCCTTACTTTCAGTTTTAG
- a CDS encoding photosystem II reaction center protein J, translating to MLQNGRIPLWVVATVAGMGVITIVSIFFYGAYAGLGSSL from the coding sequence GTGTTACAAAATGGTCGGATCCCCCTTTGGGTGGTCGCAACTGTGGCTGGAATGGGTGTGATTACAATTGTCAGTATTTTCTTTTATGGAGCTTACGCTGGCCTGGGTTCAAGCCTCTAG
- the psbF gene encoding cytochrome b559 subunit beta: MTSNTPNQEPISYPIFTVRWLAVHTLGVPTIFFLGAIAAMQFIQR; encoded by the coding sequence ATGACTAGCAACACTCCCAACCAAGAACCTATTTCTTACCCAATTTTTACAGTCCGTTGGTTAGCTGTGCATACCCTTGGTGTACCGACAATCTTCTTTTTAGGGGCCATTGCGGCGATGCAGTTCATTCAACGGTAA
- a CDS encoding photosynthesis system II assembly factor Ycf48 translates to MGRLMRLWQSLVMGLVVVLLCTGCGFLPSLDFNPWEVLQLPTKSTVLDLSFINSKHGWLVGSNALLMETLDGGRTWEPRSLALDTEDYRFASVSFSGSEGWITGQPSVLLHTTDGGQSWERLALSAKLPGAPNTIFALGNGNAELTTDIGAIYQTQDQGKTWQALVQEAVGVVRNISRSPEGQYVAVSSRGSFYSTWSPGQPAWEPHNRTSSRRVQNMGFGQDGQLWMLINGGNLSFSEGRDWESWTKPTNPQVAVSVGLLDLAYRTSEEIWLAGGSGNLLCSTDGGKTWKKDRDINEVASNLYKVRFFGPNQGFILGQQGILLRYASELQANTTPVIPAS, encoded by the coding sequence ATGGGGCGTTTGATGCGACTGTGGCAATCTTTAGTCATGGGCCTGGTGGTGGTGCTGTTGTGTACCGGCTGTGGATTTCTACCATCCCTCGACTTTAATCCCTGGGAAGTTCTACAACTGCCAACCAAATCCACGGTCTTAGACCTCAGTTTTATCAACTCCAAACATGGCTGGCTTGTTGGCAGTAATGCCCTTTTGATGGAAACCCTAGATGGCGGTCGGACTTGGGAACCGCGCAGTTTGGCTCTGGATACTGAAGACTATCGATTTGCTTCCGTTAGTTTTTCTGGTTCAGAGGGGTGGATCACCGGCCAGCCTTCCGTTTTGCTCCATACGACTGATGGTGGGCAATCTTGGGAACGTTTAGCCCTCAGTGCCAAATTACCAGGCGCGCCCAATACAATTTTTGCCTTGGGTAATGGGAACGCTGAACTGACAACTGATATTGGTGCTATTTACCAGACTCAAGATCAAGGAAAAACTTGGCAAGCCCTGGTTCAAGAGGCCGTGGGTGTCGTTCGGAATATTTCCCGTTCCCCTGAGGGGCAATATGTGGCAGTTTCATCCCGGGGAAGTTTCTACTCCACATGGTCTCCGGGACAACCGGCCTGGGAACCCCACAATCGGACTAGTTCGCGGCGGGTTCAAAATATGGGCTTTGGTCAAGATGGCCAGTTGTGGATGCTCATCAATGGTGGCAATCTGAGTTTTTCCGAAGGCCGTGATTGGGAGTCCTGGACAAAACCGACGAATCCCCAAGTGGCTGTGAGTGTGGGGCTATTGGACTTGGCATACCGTACCTCAGAAGAAATTTGGTTGGCCGGCGGTAGTGGTAATTTGCTCTGTAGTACAGATGGCGGGAAAACCTGGAAGAAAGACCGGGATATTAACGAAGTTGCCTCCAACTTGTATAAAGTTCGCTTCTTTGGCCCGAATCAAGGCTTCATTCTGGGTCAGCAGGGGATTTTACTGCGCTATGCCTCAGAACTCCAGGCCAATACGACACCTGTGATCCCGGCCAGTTAG
- a CDS encoding photosystem II reaction center protein L — translation MEPNPNRQPVELNRTSLYLGLLLIFVVALLFSSYFFN, via the coding sequence ATGGAACCAAATCCGAATCGTCAGCCCGTTGAGCTAAATCGCACCTCCCTTTACCTGGGATTGTTGTTGATTTTTGTTGTGGCTTTGCTATTCTCGAGCTATTTCTTTAACTAA
- a CDS encoding DUF2862 domain-containing protein: MEVGQKVRVCRIRDRVNQGVANTLGKFGVITGFKMTDGSGVGVVVKFEGEGSTWFFEDEIEVIA; this comes from the coding sequence ATGGAAGTTGGGCAAAAAGTCCGCGTCTGTCGGATTCGCGATCGGGTTAATCAAGGGGTCGCCAACACACTGGGCAAATTTGGCGTGATTACTGGGTTCAAAATGACCGATGGCAGTGGGGTCGGTGTGGTTGTCAAATTTGAGGGCGAAGGCAGCACTTGGTTTTTTGAAGACGAAATTGAAGTCATCGCTTAA
- the atpD gene encoding F0F1 ATP synthase subunit beta produces the protein MVTTVERANVGYITQIIGPVVDIEFPNGKMPSIYNALRVEGKNDAGLDVAVTFEVQQLLGDNKVRAVSMSTTDGLVRGMEAVDTGAAISVPVGTVTLGRIFNVLGEPVDEKGPVSQQDTLPIHRSAPKFTELETKPSVFETGIKVIDLLTPYRRGGKIGLFGGAGVGKTVIMMELINNIATKHGGVSVFAGVGERTREGNDLYNEMIESGVINKDDPNASKIALVYGQMNEPPGARMRVGLSGLTMAEYFRDVSKQDVLLFVDNIFRFVQAGSEVSALLGRMPSAVGYQPTLGTDVGELQERITSTTEGSITSIQAVYVPADDLTDPAPATTFAHLDGTTVLSRGLAAKGIYPAVDPLGSTSTMLQPSIVGDEHYSTARAVQSTLQRYKELQDIIAILGLDELSEEDRLIVARARKVERFLSQPFFVAEVFTGAPGKYVTLADTIKGFKQILSGELDDLPEQAFYLVGDIEEAKAKAEKLKG, from the coding sequence ATGGTCACAACAGTCGAACGAGCCAATGTGGGTTACATTACGCAGATTATTGGCCCGGTGGTGGATATTGAATTTCCCAACGGTAAAATGCCCTCCATTTACAATGCGTTGCGGGTGGAAGGTAAAAACGATGCAGGCCTAGATGTGGCCGTAACCTTTGAAGTCCAGCAGCTTTTGGGCGACAACAAAGTCCGGGCCGTCTCCATGAGTACCACCGATGGCCTGGTGCGGGGGATGGAAGCGGTAGATACTGGGGCCGCCATTAGCGTACCTGTGGGGACAGTCACCCTCGGCCGAATTTTTAATGTCCTCGGCGAACCCGTTGACGAAAAAGGGCCGGTTAGCCAACAAGATACCCTCCCGATTCACCGGAGTGCGCCGAAATTTACTGAACTCGAAACCAAGCCTTCTGTTTTTGAAACCGGGATTAAGGTGATTGATCTCCTGACTCCCTACCGTCGAGGCGGCAAAATCGGCCTGTTTGGTGGGGCGGGTGTTGGCAAAACCGTGATCATGATGGAATTGATCAACAACATTGCGACCAAGCACGGTGGAGTTTCGGTGTTTGCCGGTGTCGGAGAACGGACTCGGGAAGGCAATGACCTCTACAACGAAATGATTGAGTCTGGGGTAATCAACAAAGATGATCCCAATGCGTCCAAAATTGCCCTGGTTTATGGCCAGATGAACGAACCCCCGGGAGCGCGGATGCGGGTGGGTCTGTCGGGTTTGACCATGGCTGAATATTTCCGGGATGTCAGCAAACAAGACGTGCTGTTATTTGTGGATAATATTTTCCGGTTTGTCCAGGCCGGCTCAGAAGTGTCAGCCCTCTTAGGTCGGATGCCCTCCGCCGTGGGATATCAGCCAACCTTAGGGACGGATGTGGGGGAACTCCAAGAACGGATTACTTCTACCACGGAAGGATCAATCACCTCCATTCAAGCCGTGTATGTGCCAGCGGATGACTTAACGGATCCGGCTCCCGCCACCACCTTTGCTCACTTGGATGGAACGACTGTGCTTTCTCGGGGCTTGGCAGCGAAGGGAATTTATCCGGCGGTGGATCCCTTGGGTTCAACCTCAACCATGTTGCAGCCTTCGATTGTCGGTGACGAGCACTACAGTACCGCTCGGGCTGTCCAATCCACACTCCAGCGCTATAAAGAACTCCAAGACATCATTGCCATCTTGGGCCTGGATGAGCTGTCGGAAGAAGATCGGTTAATTGTGGCTCGGGCCCGGAAAGTGGAGCGGTTCTTATCCCAGCCGTTCTTTGTGGCGGAAGTCTTCACGGGTGCGCCGGGTAAATACGTCACCTTGGCTGATACGATCAAGGGCTTCAAACAAATCCTTAGTGGCGAACTCGATGATCTGCCAGAACAGGCCTTCTACTTGGTTGGTGACATCGAAGAAGCCAAAGCTAAAGCCGAAAAACTCAAAGGTTAG
- the uvrC gene encoding excinuclease ABC subunit UvrC, whose protein sequence is MSEPLLKNREQLEARLKELPLEPGVYLMRDKTDQILYIGKSKRLRNRVRSYFRQPATLGPRLELMVYQVADIEFIVTDTEAEALALEANLIKQHQPHFNVLLKDDKKYPYLCITWSHDYPRIFITRKRRREAEKDRYYGPYVDTRLLRQTLGLIKRLFPLRQRPQPLFKDRPCLNYDMGRCPGVCQKLITPEEYRKTLQRVAMIFQGRTGELIDTLTTQMDQAAEVLNFELAARLRDQIAGLKHLGADQKVSLSDDTVSRDAIALAADDHQACIQLFQIRSGRLVGRLGFVADAQAGQPGLILQRVLEEHYAQADPVEIPPEILVQTALPEAEFLAAYLSQAKGRKVTITVPQRQAKAELIEMVERNALLELARTQKVSDRNTAALKDLAELLDLPELPQRIEGYDISHIQGSDAVASRVVFINGLPAKQHYRRYKIRNPEVKTGHSDDFASLAEILQRRFRTYLDDPNKERVGDANWPDLVMIDGGKGQLSAVVNVLRDGGILEDVKIVSLAKQREEIFLPGESQPLLTEPDQPGVQLLRRLRDEAHRFAVSFHRQQRSDRMRRSRLEEIPGLGYHRQKQLLATFRSIDFIRTASLAQLAAVPNIGPRLAQQIYDYFHPVTHDRETSVD, encoded by the coding sequence ATGTCGGAGCCGCTACTTAAAAATCGGGAGCAGTTAGAAGCTCGCTTAAAAGAATTGCCTCTAGAGCCAGGGGTTTATCTGATGCGGGACAAGACTGATCAAATTCTCTATATCGGTAAATCAAAACGCCTCCGAAATCGCGTCCGATCCTATTTTCGCCAACCTGCCACTTTGGGGCCGCGTTTGGAGTTGATGGTCTATCAAGTCGCAGATATTGAATTTATTGTCACGGACACCGAAGCCGAAGCCCTGGCCCTAGAAGCTAACCTGATTAAGCAACATCAGCCTCATTTCAATGTTTTGCTCAAGGACGATAAAAAATATCCCTATCTCTGTATTACCTGGTCTCACGACTATCCCCGGATTTTTATCACCCGCAAACGCCGCCGCGAAGCCGAAAAAGATCGCTACTACGGCCCCTATGTGGATACAAGGTTACTCCGGCAAACCCTGGGCCTGATCAAACGCCTCTTTCCCTTGCGCCAACGCCCCCAGCCCCTCTTTAAGGATCGGCCTTGCCTCAATTACGATATGGGCCGCTGTCCCGGAGTCTGTCAAAAACTAATTACGCCGGAGGAGTACCGCAAAACCTTGCAACGGGTGGCGATGATTTTCCAAGGGCGGACAGGAGAACTGATTGATACCTTAACAACTCAGATGGATCAGGCCGCAGAAGTCTTAAATTTTGAATTAGCGGCACGGCTGCGGGATCAAATTGCCGGATTGAAACACCTCGGAGCGGACCAAAAAGTTTCCCTCTCGGACGATACGGTGTCGCGGGATGCCATTGCCTTAGCGGCCGATGACCACCAGGCCTGTATTCAGTTATTTCAAATTCGCTCAGGGCGGTTAGTCGGGCGGTTAGGGTTTGTCGCTGATGCCCAGGCCGGTCAACCGGGTTTAATTTTGCAGCGCGTCTTAGAAGAACATTATGCCCAGGCCGATCCGGTCGAGATTCCCCCGGAAATCTTGGTGCAAACCGCCTTACCAGAAGCTGAATTTTTAGCGGCCTATCTCAGCCAGGCCAAGGGGCGCAAAGTCACCATTACCGTTCCCCAACGCCAGGCCAAGGCCGAACTGATTGAAATGGTGGAGCGCAATGCCCTCTTAGAACTAGCCCGTACTCAAAAAGTCAGTGACCGGAATACCGCCGCCCTCAAGGATTTAGCTGAACTCTTAGATTTACCCGAACTGCCCCAGCGGATTGAAGGCTATGACATTTCCCATATTCAAGGCTCGGATGCGGTGGCGTCGCGGGTGGTGTTTATCAATGGTCTGCCCGCCAAACAACATTATCGGCGGTATAAGATTCGCAACCCAGAGGTTAAAACCGGCCATTCCGATGATTTTGCGAGTTTAGCCGAGATTTTACAACGACGATTTCGGACGTATCTTGATGATCCCAACAAAGAGCGGGTCGGGGATGCCAATTGGCCGGATCTGGTCATGATTGATGGCGGTAAAGGGCAACTCTCGGCGGTGGTGAATGTGTTACGAGATGGCGGCATTTTAGAAGATGTCAAAATCGTCAGCCTGGCCAAACAACGGGAAGAAATTTTTTTACCGGGTGAATCCCAACCCCTGCTCACAGAGCCAGACCAACCCGGAGTGCAGCTATTAAGACGCTTACGAGACGAGGCCCATCGCTTTGCCGTCAGTTTCCATCGTCAACAACGAAGTGATCGAATGCGGCGGTCGCGCTTAGAAGAAATCCCTGGCCTGGGCTATCACCGCCAAAAGCAACTCTTAGCCACCTTTCGCTCCATTGATTTTATCCGCACGGCCAGCCTGGCCCAACTCGCCGCTGTTCCCAATATTGGCCCCCGCCTAGCCCAACAAATTTATGATTACTTCCATCCAGTCACCCATGATCGAGAAACTAGTGTGGACTGA
- a CDS encoding late competence development ComFB family protein, with protein MSIEDIVEQALRNGYLTPTMEAEVGRICDKATELSVEEYMALDRLMGALLTGQVVAVPRKQFINVMEELVLTEAITRIAIIESEQDCALDLGDIAAYALNRLPPLYATTEEGAKYQRQRAEEELADLIKNQVEEAIKTNSARPQFHPERAAIATVSGKEVFSQVSALLQSHAPDYEQPGK; from the coding sequence ATGAGTATTGAGGACATCGTTGAACAGGCCCTACGCAATGGCTACCTTACCCCAACGATGGAAGCAGAGGTCGGGCGAATTTGTGACAAAGCCACCGAACTCAGTGTTGAAGAATACATGGCCCTGGATCGCTTGATGGGGGCCCTGTTGACCGGGCAGGTGGTCGCGGTTCCCCGCAAGCAATTTATTAATGTCATGGAAGAACTAGTCTTGACCGAAGCCATTACCCGGATTGCGATCATTGAATCGGAGCAGGACTGTGCCTTGGACTTGGGTGATATCGCCGCCTACGCGCTCAATCGCTTGCCCCCCCTCTATGCCACCACAGAAGAAGGGGCCAAATATCAACGGCAACGGGCCGAGGAAGAACTCGCAGATTTGATCAAAAACCAAGTGGAAGAGGCCATTAAAACCAACTCAGCCCGGCCCCAATTCCATCCCGAACGGGCTGCGATTGCTACGGTTTCTGGGAAAGAAGTCTTTAGTCAAGTGAGTGCCTTGCTCCAAAGCCATGCCCCAGACTATGAACAACCCGGTAAATAG
- a CDS encoding rubredoxin, protein MSPEALPDALDRYECRSCGYVYEPLKGDNTTQVAPNTAFTDIPEEWQCPVCKARKTQFSNIGPVGTPSGFKENLGYGIGVNTLTPGQKNLLIFGVLLLGFLFLISFYGIQ, encoded by the coding sequence ATGAGTCCTGAAGCTCTTCCCGATGCCTTAGATAGATATGAATGTCGCTCCTGTGGCTATGTCTATGAACCCCTCAAAGGCGATAACACCACTCAAGTTGCCCCCAACACTGCCTTTACGGATATTCCAGAAGAGTGGCAATGTCCCGTTTGTAAAGCCCGCAAAACCCAATTTAGCAATATTGGCCCAGTAGGCACTCCTTCGGGATTTAAGGAAAACCTGGGCTACGGCATTGGGGTGAATACCCTGACACCCGGCCAGAAAAACCTACTGATTTTTGGGGTGTTGCTTTTGGGCTTCCTATTCTTAATTAGCTTCTACGGCATTCAGTAA
- the psbE gene encoding cytochrome b559 subunit alpha, with protein MAGTTGERPFSDIITSVRYWVIHSITIPALFIAGWLFVSTGLAYDIFGTPRPDTYFSQEQQAAPVVSDRFESKQQINEFLKDLN; from the coding sequence GTGGCTGGAACTACGGGTGAACGCCCCTTCTCAGACATTATTACGAGTGTGCGCTATTGGGTCATCCACAGCATTACCATTCCGGCGTTGTTTATTGCGGGTTGGTTGTTTGTCAGCACTGGCCTGGCCTACGATATTTTTGGGACTCCTCGCCCTGACACCTACTTTTCCCAAGAACAACAAGCTGCCCCGGTGGTTTCCGATCGGTTTGAAAGCAAACAACAAATTAACGAGTTTCTCAAGGATTTAAACTAA
- the cobO gene encoding cob(I)yrinic acid a,c-diamide adenosyltransferase, whose product MITDAQHQAKMQRRKEVQAQRVAERSLEKGLIIVHTGNGKGKTTAALGMVLRSLGHGYRVAIVQFIKGAWEPAEKAILEKFSPQLEFQALGEGFTWETQDRQRDIATTQAAWSTALRYVSDPEFRLVLLDEVNVALKLGYLSVSQVLQGLAEKPATSHVILTGRGAPPELIAEADLVTEMTLVKHPFREQGVKAQAGIEF is encoded by the coding sequence ATGATCACGGATGCCCAGCACCAGGCCAAGATGCAACGCCGCAAGGAAGTCCAGGCCCAGCGAGTGGCCGAGCGGAGTTTAGAGAAAGGGCTGATCATTGTCCATACCGGTAATGGAAAAGGAAAAACAACCGCTGCCTTGGGGATGGTGTTGCGTTCTTTGGGCCATGGCTATCGGGTGGCAATTGTCCAATTTATTAAGGGAGCCTGGGAGCCAGCCGAAAAAGCAATTCTCGAAAAATTTTCTCCACAATTGGAATTTCAGGCCCTTGGCGAAGGTTTTACCTGGGAAACCCAAGACCGCCAGCGAGACATTGCCACCACCCAAGCGGCCTGGTCAACGGCCTTGCGCTATGTGAGCGATCCAGAATTTCGGCTCGTGCTACTTGATGAAGTTAATGTGGCTTTAAAACTGGGCTATCTATCCGTCTCACAAGTCCTCCAAGGCCTGGCCGAAAAGCCTGCAACGTCCCACGTGATTTTGACTGGCCGAGGCGCACCCCCAGAACTCATTGCCGAGGCGGATTTAGTGACAGAAATGACCCTCGTTAAACATCCCTTTCGAGAACAGGGAGTGAAGGCCCAAGCTGGCATCGAATTTTAG
- the atpC gene encoding ATP synthase F1 subunit epsilon: MVMTVRVIAPDKTVWDAPAEEVILPSTTGQLGILANHAPLLTALETGVMRVRSGKDWLSIALMGGFAEVENNELTVLVNGAVRGDSIDLETAKANYAQAREQLAKAEQGDNRQAKFQATQAFRQARAKLQAAGGSVEL, translated from the coding sequence ATGGTGATGACTGTCCGGGTAATTGCGCCTGATAAAACGGTTTGGGATGCTCCCGCTGAAGAAGTGATTTTGCCGAGCACTACCGGCCAGCTTGGGATTTTGGCCAATCATGCTCCTTTACTCACGGCCTTAGAAACTGGAGTAATGCGGGTGCGCTCTGGCAAAGATTGGCTCTCCATTGCCTTGATGGGTGGGTTTGCTGAAGTTGAGAATAATGAACTAACCGTTTTGGTTAATGGGGCTGTGCGGGGTGACTCGATTGATCTAGAAACTGCCAAAGCCAACTATGCCCAGGCCAGGGAGCAACTCGCTAAGGCTGAACAAGGGGATAACCGCCAGGCCAAGTTCCAGGCTACCCAAGCATTTCGTCAGGCGCGGGCTAAACTACAAGCAGCGGGTGGCTCGGTTGAGCTTTAG